The genomic window ATGGCAGAAAGAACACCCAGCCCGGCTGCTGTCCAACCATTCATGCGTTTATAATCGACAGGATCAAATGACCTTTTACTTCCCTCCATATTGAGCTTGCCACCAAGCTCAATATTCTTAGCCATATCCCGATTGAATTGTTCAAGATCAGCAGCAAGCTCTTCAGCTATATTATTTGCCACATTTTTGCAGCGTTCTTCTAAATTAAAAGAAGCAATGTGATCTTCAAGTCTATTGCCAAAATACTTAGACTGAATATTGTCATCAACAAAACTTGATATTGACTTCATTAACGGAGCAAAAGCGCGTCCGACATCTTTTTCAATCTTATCCGGCACCCGTTTTGACTGGCGTTCGTGCCATTTATAAACACGCTTCTTGGTATTAGCATATTCCTTGAGCAGCCCTTTCACTGATTCTTTCTGGGAACGAATCAATGTCTCAAGATCATCCGTATGAGTTAATGCCGATCCTAATAGCGTTTGAACTCGCCTAGCACGGCCTTTATGCGTAATTTCATCTGTTAATAGCGTCAGAAGATTATCCATTCGACTGACTCGATAAAGATCTTCTTTTTGATCGCTATAGGCTTCCTGAGTCGACAAAAAAGCTGCTTGAGCGTGTATAGGGACAATATGGATGTATCTTGGGTTCATCCCCAGCTTTGCAGCTTCATTTCGCAACCTTTCCTTGTGCCCTTCGAGGTCTGAAGCATTGTAGATATAGCTATCGGGATCTTTTATCGCCTTTTTTCGATGAACATTCTTCTCCAGGTTTTTCTTCACATTCACAACAAATATTAAAGGCTTGTTCAACTGATAGGCGTATTTCAGCTCGGTAAATGTAGACTCCTGAATACTGTCATCGCTGAGTAAAAAGAGAATCACATCTGATTGTTCAAGAATGCTTCGTGCTATCTCTGTATCTTCCTCACCGTTATAAGCACCAAACCCTGGTGTATCTATAATACGAAGATGATTCCAGTCATACTGACGCACGTCTCGGGTCGTTCTTTGTGCCCCCATCCCTATAGTTGATCCATCTCCTCCAGTGATGGCTTCACGCATAGTGCTTTTACCCGCCATAGTGCGACCAAACAACATAACACTAAAGCTTTTTAGTGACTTTTTCTGCTGTTCTAAAGCCTTTGCTTGCTTAGCCCTGAGCAACTCATAACCGACACCCAAGCTGCTTTGAATATCAGTCAATCCCTTTGCCGCAATCTGATCCTTGGCGGTAACTTGTTCTGCCTTCCATGCAATATCGTTAAATTCATTGTTTAGGTTGTTAACAATTTGATCGCAACGCTTACTAAACTTTACTGCCGCTTTGAATTCTTCCTGAGCAATCTTTTCGCAATCCTTCAATGCTTTGCGATAAGCATCCAGCTTCTTCATATATCTATTCTCACAATGAATAATTCACTCAATTTCTACACCTATTCCCTTTCCGTCTGAATCACATTGACTGTTTCATGATTATTCATACGTGACAAAAATGAATTTTTCCGCCCTATCTGATAGAGGTTTAATTCACTCATTTTTGTATGCTTAACGGCCCGCGGATGAGCGGTGGCCGCGGGGCAAGTTTACTTGAACCTGTGGACATCCGCTCGATCCGCTTGTTGGGAGGCTCTTGCGCCGAGCAACAAGCGGATGGTATCCGCAGGCCGTTGTTGCCTGCGCGAAGCGTCCGGCAACAACAATATTTTGTCAGACATTATCCTGCAATGAATTGGCCCATATCATTACCCTTATGTATGACACAAGGTGCCCATCTCGATTTTTTGAAAAAAGTCGGAAATGACTCTGGATGAGGAAAATCTTTGCAAAAGGGACAGGATGAACTGGGTACGAGGAAGGGGGTACGAAGTGGGACCAAGCTTCGAGTCCTGAAAAAAAGTTGTCACTTTTTTGCGCTTCTCTCTCCTGGCCGACACCTTCATCTTGGTCGATTTTCTGTCATCCACATTAACATCGGCAACCGACTTTCATATGAACTGGCCTGAGCTCACCATCTGATCATTGGCACCGGCTCCGGCGTCGAAAGCGTTTCCATCAGCACCAAAGAATCTGCTGCAAGAATGGACCTCAAGGAAGGCTCGCAGATCAAGGCCATGGTCAGGGCGACCAGCGTCATGGTCGTCACCGACGAGCACTTACGCAGCATTTTTGAATCATTGAGAAATCAGGGATAGCAATCCCCCAAAAAGCCAAACAAAAACCGCCGGCACGGGTTTCCCGTACCGGCGGTTTTTGTCGAGGCATCACACTACTACGCGCTCACACACGCTCCCGAGCACTCACGCAGGGAGGTGAAATACGCTCTGGTTTCCGCGATGACCACGCCCGAGAGGCCAAGCAGCCCGATCAGGTTGGGAATGGCCATGAGACCGTTGACGATATCGGCCAGAACCCAGATCGTTTCCAGTTTGAGAAACGCTCCTGAAGCCACCAGAACGATATAGATCATTTTATAGGGCCGGATTCCACGGACACCGAAGAGATATTCAGTGCACCGCTCGCCATAGTA from Desulfoplanes formicivorans includes these protein-coding regions:
- a CDS encoding GTPase, whose protein sequence is MKKLDAYRKALKDCEKIAQEEFKAAVKFSKRCDQIVNNLNNEFNDIAWKAEQVTAKDQIAAKGLTDIQSSLGVGYELLRAKQAKALEQQKKSLKSFSVMLFGRTMAGKSTMREAITGGDGSTIGMGAQRTTRDVRQYDWNHLRIIDTPGFGAYNGEEDTEIARSILEQSDVILFLLSDDSIQESTFTELKYAYQLNKPLIFVVNVKKNLEKNVHRKKAIKDPDSYIYNASDLEGHKERLRNEAAKLGMNPRYIHIVPIHAQAAFLSTQEAYSDQKEDLYRVSRMDNLLTLLTDEITHKGRARRVQTLLGSALTHTDDLETLIRSQKESVKGLLKEYANTKKRVYKWHERQSKRVPDKIEKDVGRAFAPLMKSISSFVDDNIQSKYFGNRLEDHIASFNLEERCKNVANNIAEELAADLEQFNRDMAKNIELGGKLNMEGSKRSFDPVDYKRMNGWTAAGLGVLSAIAFVNSWNPIGWGLAAAGFVFGLFQMFSDSKTKKLQMEKRRRIKEIRDEIAVQRDNSIKEITKWFHKDIERKQILQVKSDLNDVCMGLERFIQSLEKAFLQLDQLEHDINERYLLRSMDIVASDKYQKPKFKRIVRQPGYACYFTVTNYFKESELLSSLQTVLGERVRVVYENSVEKMLSHMLGLRKDRARVEGENGEYFIFAKEEDLGRIIGKQGRNIMLAAAICNIKLSAKPMHEMREVCH